A genomic stretch from Sulfurimonas sediminis includes:
- a CDS encoding GspE/PulE family protein, translating into MLNTEVLHDLHLQVCEPEGIPTEISVKNYLLFSKTEEEVIACVCERYLVEASNYYTKLEIKYPLKMLDEDSYDRLYNRFLELRTDKAIETMQEDSSQESEQEDISLTDFLRTSSDILTSEESAPIIKFVNALFYQAVKKRASDIHIEVKEKSGEVRFRIDGMLSKNADLDKKVVSLIISRIKVISNLDISEKRIPQDGRTQIKIAGEILDIRVSVLPTFYGERVVMRILMQSSQIPQITELGFHQEMIEKIKGLLRLSHGIILVTGPTGSGKTTSLHSFLREVESPEKNLITVEDPVEYKSESISQIQVNEKVGLTFASALRSILRQDPDVIMIGEIRDEETASIAVRAALTGHLVFSTIHTNSASATISRLVDMGIAPFLISSSILGILAQRLVRVLCPECKEEDVIAENFADDYNIPKESKIFKAKGCPACNYSGYTGRRSIGELLIMNDKVKDLLKTTADEHSIKEALEADGLQSISFQLSNMVLNGETSLDEAIRIGL; encoded by the coding sequence ATGCTCAATACAGAAGTGCTTCATGACTTACATTTACAGGTATGTGAACCTGAGGGTATACCAACGGAGATCAGTGTTAAAAACTATCTTCTTTTTAGCAAAACAGAAGAAGAAGTCATTGCATGTGTTTGTGAAAGATATTTGGTTGAAGCGAGTAATTATTATACAAAATTAGAAATCAAATATCCTCTCAAGATGCTTGATGAAGACTCGTATGACAGACTTTACAACCGTTTTTTGGAACTTCGCACAGACAAAGCAATAGAGACAATGCAAGAAGACTCTTCACAAGAAAGTGAACAAGAAGACATCTCTCTGACCGATTTTTTAAGAACATCGAGTGATATTTTAACGAGTGAAGAATCAGCGCCAATTATCAAGTTTGTAAATGCACTTTTTTATCAGGCTGTCAAAAAAAGAGCTTCGGATATTCATATAGAGGTCAAAGAAAAAAGCGGTGAAGTCCGATTTCGTATAGACGGAATGCTGAGTAAAAATGCAGATTTGGACAAAAAAGTTGTCAGTCTTATCATCAGTCGTATTAAAGTTATTTCAAATTTAGATATTTCGGAAAAACGTATTCCCCAAGACGGAAGAACACAGATAAAAATTGCAGGTGAGATACTGGATATCAGGGTTTCGGTACTGCCTACGTTTTACGGTGAAAGAGTTGTTATGCGTATTTTGATGCAAAGTTCACAGATACCGCAGATAACAGAGCTTGGATTTCATCAGGAGATGATTGAGAAGATCAAAGGTCTGTTGCGCCTTTCACACGGAATTATTTTAGTGACCGGACCGACAGGAAGTGGTAAAACAACATCTTTGCACTCTTTCTTGCGGGAAGTGGAATCTCCTGAAAAAAATCTTATAACAGTTGAAGACCCTGTGGAGTACAAATCAGAAAGCATATCGCAGATTCAAGTGAATGAAAAAGTAGGACTCACTTTTGCTAGTGCTCTGCGTTCAATTTTACGCCAGGACCCTGATGTCATAATGATAGGAGAAATCAGAGATGAAGAGACCGCATCTATTGCGGTGCGTGCAGCACTGACAGGGCACCTGGTTTTTTCTACAATTCACACAAATTCAGCATCTGCTACGATATCAAGACTGGTCGATATGGGAATCGCACCGTTTTTAATATCATCTTCTATTTTAGGTATTTTGGCACAAAGGCTGGTTCGTGTATTGTGCCCTGAGTGTAAAGAAGAAGATGTCATAGCCGAGAATTTTGCCGATGATTACAATATCCCAAAGGAGAGCAAAATTTTTAAAGCAAAAGGATGCCCCGCATGTAACTACAGTGGCTACACAGGCAGAAGATCCATAGGCGAACTTTTGATTATGAATGACAAGGTGAAAGATCTTTTAAAAACTACAGCGGATGAGCACAGCATCAAAGAAGCACTGGAAGCTGACGGT
- a CDS encoding secretin N-terminal domain-containing protein yields MKFIKHIALILLLTFSLQAREQVNVNFSNLAIDDFVKLVAKITHKNILMNYKINGSVNLVSSVPIYDDELMGMLVSVLQSKGYSLVRNGSYYEVVRSSEVARSNADVIKPNQKVSGSLMVTQAIKVEGENVDIIAAKIRYLISKTAKLMTLKESNTILITDYPKNIETIKKIIKDIQRTNNSIVKLIYIKHADAGKIQARLLDISKSIFNPKIASDKVNIIFDENINGLIVIGNKKNVAKIEDLAKKLDVESNVSRTVEVYSLKNSDVKNVIKTLKEIISDKTYKGLTTKPNISSNEEINAIIAVADPEMLKGIKVIIDALDKEKYQVYVQARIININKNNAESLGIKYGFAAGDVSASGLYAMSANFGDANLQNLASTQIINYLGAIGSGAKSALALGATLDFLQSHGASKTISNPSILCVNNKQSSIYVGKTISIISGATTNAVSGVTNNYKRENIGLTLRIKPRVSSNDKVTLDVEASLENILSADAAGQPVTSKQEVKTQAILRSGESIIIGGLVKSLDRKTKTKVPLLGDIPLIGDYLFASTETIKEQDNLVVILTPYVIDKSEELSKLQRDLGVLSSVQKEYNEKIFKKITSKKNEKTQKSTEPAVHVKGVY; encoded by the coding sequence ATGAAATTCATTAAGCACATAGCGTTGATACTACTATTAACATTCTCTCTTCAGGCAAGAGAGCAGGTGAATGTTAATTTTTCAAATTTGGCCATTGATGATTTTGTAAAACTGGTAGCAAAAATTACACATAAAAATATTTTAATGAATTATAAAATAAACGGAAGTGTCAATCTTGTGAGTTCCGTACCTATCTATGATGATGAATTAATGGGGATGCTGGTTTCCGTTTTACAGTCAAAAGGCTACTCTTTGGTACGTAATGGGTCTTATTATGAAGTTGTCCGTTCTTCTGAGGTTGCAAGGTCTAATGCGGATGTTATCAAACCAAACCAAAAAGTATCCGGATCTTTGATGGTAACCCAGGCTATTAAAGTAGAGGGTGAAAATGTAGATATTATAGCGGCAAAGATTCGTTATCTTATTTCAAAAACTGCAAAACTGATGACATTAAAAGAGAGCAATACGATTTTGATAACTGATTATCCAAAAAATATAGAAACTATTAAAAAAATCATCAAAGATATTCAAAGAACAAACAACTCTATTGTAAAACTGATATATATAAAACATGCAGATGCCGGAAAAATTCAGGCCCGTTTATTGGACATAAGCAAGTCAATATTTAATCCTAAGATCGCTTCGGATAAAGTAAATATTATCTTTGATGAAAATATAAACGGTTTGATTGTTATCGGAAATAAAAAGAATGTAGCAAAAATTGAAGATTTGGCAAAAAAACTTGATGTGGAATCGAATGTTAGCCGAACAGTTGAAGTTTACAGTCTTAAAAACTCTGATGTGAAAAATGTAATCAAGACCTTGAAGGAGATTATTTCTGATAAAACCTATAAAGGTCTCACCACAAAACCGAATATCTCTTCAAATGAAGAGATAAATGCCATCATCGCAGTTGCTGATCCTGAGATGTTAAAAGGAATCAAGGTTATTATTGATGCACTGGACAAGGAAAAATACCAGGTATATGTCCAGGCGAGAATTATTAATATCAATAAAAACAATGCTGAAAGTTTAGGAATAAAGTATGGCTTTGCTGCAGGAGATGTTTCTGCATCTGGTCTTTATGCAATGAGTGCAAACTTTGGTGATGCTAATTTGCAAAATCTGGCATCAACACAGATTATTAATTATCTGGGGGCTATCGGTTCTGGAGCCAAAAGTGCATTGGCTCTTGGGGCAACACTTGATTTTTTACAAAGTCACGGTGCATCAAAAACAATATCAAATCCTTCAATTCTCTGTGTCAATAATAAACAGTCTTCCATCTATGTCGGTAAAACCATCTCTATCATATCCGGTGCAACAACAAATGCTGTTTCAGGAGTGACAAACAACTATAAAAGAGAAAATATCGGTCTGACATTGCGAATCAAACCCAGAGTATCCTCGAACGACAAGGTGACTTTGGATGTTGAAGCGTCTTTGGAAAATATTTTAAGCGCTGATGCAGCGGGACAGCCTGTTACGTCCAAACAAGAGGTGAAGACACAGGCGATTTTAAGAAGCGGTGAAAGTATTATTATAGGCGGTCTTGTAAAATCCCTTGACAGAAAAACAAAGACAAAAGTTCCTTTGTTGGGAGATATTCCATTGATAGGAGACTATCTTTTTGCATCTACTGAAACAATTAAAGAGCAGGATAACTTAGTAGTCATTCTGACTCCTTATGTCATAGATAAAAGTGAAGAACTTTCAAAACTGCAAAGAGACTTGGGTGTCCTTTCAAGTGTGCAAAAAGAGTATAATGAAAAAATCTTTAAAAAGATAACAAGTAAAAAAAATGAAAAGACACAAAAGAGTACAGAACCTGCAGTGCATGTCAAAGGTGTCTATTAA
- a CDS encoding PDZ domain-containing protein: MNKVSNSKMLQIITKLLILIALSKLLALVLLWYLPSNGIDVKIKKNYRPAYQRVNFTNMLTPLHTNTKGYKKTDETGAHRSITDMTLIGLYGSKNYGYAIVAMKSNLKKTSIIGVGETYNGYILKEINNDNVVFTKNGKNYILHFVKQKIKNVNINKVTHDETDNGVTNISRQDIKFFEKNPQKIWKQIAIKEVMEDGKIKGFKIMKIDKNSKFAALGLQKGDIIIKANNIDLTSYKAVMNIYKNINELSEISLVVLRNNTEKELIYEIH, from the coding sequence ATGAACAAAGTTTCTAATTCCAAGATGTTGCAAATCATTACAAAATTGTTGATTTTAATAGCTCTTTCCAAACTGCTTGCGCTCGTGCTGTTATGGTATTTACCAAGCAATGGCATAGATGTAAAGATAAAAAAGAATTATCGTCCGGCATATCAAAGAGTAAATTTTACAAATATGCTTACTCCTTTACACACAAATACCAAGGGGTATAAAAAAACAGATGAAACGGGTGCGCACAGAAGCATTACTGATATGACTCTGATCGGTCTTTACGGTTCTAAAAATTATGGATATGCCATAGTGGCAATGAAATCAAATTTGAAAAAAACTTCTATTATCGGAGTGGGTGAAACATATAATGGCTATATTTTGAAAGAAATCAATAACGATAATGTTGTTTTTACAAAAAACGGCAAAAACTATATACTGCATTTTGTGAAACAAAAAATTAAAAATGTAAATATAAACAAGGTTACGCATGATGAAACAGACAATGGTGTGACAAATATATCAAGACAGGATATAAAGTTTTTCGAAAAAAATCCTCAAAAGATTTGGAAACAAATTGCCATAAAGGAAGTCATGGAAGATGGAAAAATTAAAGGTTTTAAAATAATGAAAATAGATAAAAATTCAAAATTTGCAGCACTCGGATTGCAAAAAGGTGATATTATCATTAAAGCAAATAATATTGATTTGACATCATATAAAGCAGTGATGAATATATATAAAAATATAAACGAATTAAGTGAAATAAGCTTGGTTGTTTTAAGAAATAACACAGAAAAGGAATTGATATATGAAATTCATTAA
- a CDS encoding type II secretion system F family protein, whose translation MIFKYSGIDEFGKKVSDKIEASDLAEAKSKIKAKKIIYQKISEEAPSFFDSIHFSRKYRISTKELSGLSRELAMYIRSGISIVSALKIVQTHYENNKKMKLFLSTVSTHLNEGKDFYSALEAQKVVVLPEFFKYSIKVSENGGVLDEVLLELSKFLKEQERIKKEIKSAFAYPSFMIIVSLLMIAFMLTFVVPQITGIFVNMHQELPTPTKVVIAAGTFFQNNFKIILASLFGGIVMFIFARKKSHSFAYWVDKLLLKLPYFGEIIQKSELARFSYMASLLVRSGVPFVRTINLGTNILNNLVLKELFTTASKKVVEGKLLSNALNESDIKIDYAFIQSIALGEETSELETILHNVSELYFEENRDKISLLLTLLEPALMLFVGGSIGFIVSAMLLPIFSMSIQ comes from the coding sequence ATGATATTTAAGTACAGCGGAATTGACGAGTTTGGCAAAAAAGTATCTGACAAGATTGAAGCTTCTGATTTGGCAGAGGCAAAGAGCAAGATTAAAGCCAAAAAGATTATTTATCAAAAAATCAGTGAAGAAGCCCCGTCGTTTTTTGACTCTATACATTTTTCAAGAAAATACCGGATAAGTACAAAAGAGTTGTCCGGACTTTCCCGTGAACTTGCCATGTATATCCGTTCGGGTATCAGTATAGTCTCTGCACTGAAAATCGTACAGACACATTATGAAAACAACAAAAAGATGAAACTCTTTTTATCTACAGTGAGTACACATCTGAATGAGGGAAAAGATTTTTACTCAGCACTTGAAGCGCAAAAAGTAGTGGTGCTTCCGGAGTTTTTCAAGTACTCAATCAAAGTCAGTGAAAACGGAGGCGTTTTGGATGAAGTGCTCTTGGAACTTTCAAAATTTTTAAAAGAACAGGAACGCATTAAAAAAGAGATAAAAAGTGCTTTTGCGTACCCCTCTTTTATGATAATTGTCTCTTTGCTTATGATTGCTTTTATGCTGACCTTTGTGGTGCCGCAGATTACAGGAATATTTGTCAATATGCATCAGGAACTGCCTACACCTACAAAAGTAGTCATTGCAGCGGGAACATTTTTTCAAAATAATTTTAAAATCATTTTGGCATCATTATTTGGCGGTATTGTCATGTTTATATTCGCACGCAAGAAGAGCCACTCTTTTGCTTACTGGGTCGATAAACTGCTCTTAAAACTGCCGTATTTTGGAGAGATTATACAAAAAAGTGAGTTGGCACGCTTCTCTTATATGGCATCTTTGCTGGTCCGATCGGGTGTTCCTTTTGTGCGTACTATCAACCTCGGAACAAATATTTTAAACAATCTTGTGCTCAAAGAGCTGTTTACAACCGCCTCAAAGAAAGTGGTAGAAGGAAAACTGCTCTCAAATGCACTCAATGAATCAGATATAAAGATTGATTATGCTTTTATCCAGTCTATAGCTTTGGGAGAAGAGACGTCAGAACTTGAAACAATTTTGCATAATGTTTCAGAACTCTATTTTGAAGAGAACCGTGACAAGATTTCTCTGCTTTTAACTTTGCTTGAACCCGCTCTTATGCTCTTTGTGGGTGGATCTATCGGATTTATCGTTTCAGCTATGTTGTTGCCAATTTTTTCTATGAGTATTCAGTAA
- a CDS encoding type II secretion system protein, which produces MKKAFTLIELMIVIVIMGVVYTLVIGNFKKLSEKSTNLSLKNLKEFLQSYPHKESVKFVCLDNCKNCFVLIDGKKQDIKIKNFLDKSVKVYRYDFDLGAMQKENTGYFNQDNIEEDVCFSYEVDGEGVGDQVLVEYKNSVYDFTPYFEPPQVYSSVEEAVNAKQDLMTKIIQ; this is translated from the coding sequence TTGAAAAAAGCTTTTACTCTCATTGAACTTATGATAGTCATAGTGATAATGGGAGTTGTCTATACTTTGGTCATAGGCAATTTTAAAAAGCTGAGCGAAAAAAGTACAAATTTGTCACTTAAAAATTTAAAAGAGTTTTTACAATCTTATCCGCATAAAGAGAGTGTAAAATTTGTTTGTTTGGATAACTGTAAGAATTGTTTTGTACTTATAGACGGAAAGAAGCAGGATATAAAGATAAAAAATTTCCTTGATAAAAGTGTAAAAGTCTATCGCTATGACTTTGATCTTGGTGCAATGCAAAAAGAGAATACAGGCTATTTTAACCAGGACAACATTGAAGAAGATGTCTGCTTTTCATATGAAGTGGATGGTGAGGGAGTCGGTGATCAGGTACTGGTAGAGTATAAAAACAGTGTATATGATTTTACACCCTATTTTGAACCTCCGCAAGTGTACAGCAGTGTAGAAGAAGCAGTAAATGCAAAACAAGATTTAATGACAAAGATAATACAATGA
- the gspG gene encoding type II secretion system major pseudopilin GspG has protein sequence MKNRSKSGFTLIELMIVIVILGLLAAMIMPSLTGKGEEAKRKLVCVQMKSIYNGALDMFKIDNSRYPTTDEGLEALVKNPDPQKYPNYSPSGYFKDNEIPKDSWGRNFIYMNNDGKVELVSLGADAKEGGTKEAADIKLSQCK, from the coding sequence ATGAAAAACAGATCAAAGAGTGGTTTTACGCTCATAGAATTAATGATAGTTATCGTCATTTTGGGGCTTTTGGCAGCCATGATAATGCCAAGTCTTACGGGAAAAGGTGAAGAGGCAAAAAGAAAACTGGTGTGTGTGCAAATGAAGAGTATTTACAATGGTGCCCTTGATATGTTTAAAATTGACAACAGCAGATATCCTACTACAGATGAAGGGCTTGAAGCCCTTGTAAAAAACCCGGATCCGCAAAAATATCCCAACTACTCACCGAGTGGGTATTTTAAAGACAATGAGATTCCAAAAGACTCATGGGGAAGAAATTTTATCTATATGAATAATGACGGCAAAGTGGAACTGGTCTCTCTTGGTGCAGATGCAAAAGAGGGCGGAACAAAAGAAGCTGCAGACATAAAACTCAGTCAGTGTAAATAA
- a CDS encoding YqiA/YcfP family alpha/beta fold hydrolase, with translation MIIYIHGFASSGEGHKAKLFREYFINKNEKFMAPSLSYIPELAIQTLEEIIKNSQEKVSLMGSSLGGYYATYLAHKYNLKAVLINPSAYPYFTLQKTLGFMQSFYDGSSFQWRESHLQMLKKYEVQEPKQENFLLLLQKGDETLNYKEAADKFSKAELIIEEGGSHSFDNIERYFDKTEVFLR, from the coding sequence ATGATAATCTATATACATGGTTTTGCAAGCAGTGGAGAAGGGCATAAAGCAAAACTTTTTAGAGAATATTTTATAAACAAAAATGAAAAATTTATGGCACCCTCATTGTCCTATATCCCCGAATTGGCGATACAGACACTGGAAGAAATTATAAAAAATTCACAAGAAAAAGTCAGTTTGATGGGTTCGTCTTTGGGCGGGTACTATGCAACATATCTTGCACACAAATATAATCTTAAAGCAGTACTGATAAATCCTTCAGCCTATCCGTATTTTACACTGCAAAAAACGCTCGGGTTTATGCAGAGTTTTTATGACGGCAGCAGTTTCCAATGGAGAGAGTCTCATCTGCAAATGCTCAAAAAGTATGAAGTACAAGAACCAAAACAGGAGAACTTTCTGCTTTTACTCCAAAAGGGAGATGAAACACTGAACTATAAAGAAGCGGCAGATAAATTTTCAAAAGCTGAGCTCATTATAGAAGAGGGTGGAAGCCATAGTTTTGATAACATTGAACGCTATTTTGACAAAACGGAAGTATTTTTACGATAA
- a CDS encoding patatin-like phospholipase family protein: protein MENYQFPREITLCLSGGAARGAYQLGVVSVLEENGIKIKAISGTSVGALIGASLACGRSAAYIFKVIQSKEFRSVFQLSLGHGYLFKLNHNAKVIKKLIDKESFEALEIPLHVTACDVEDESPVYYNRGAIFKEAVLASCSVAPLFAPVHVKGRMVVDGGLVDNFPVEQLQQYGYPIVGINLFPKYKKIPTTILGWFKKNIHTAWQSKYIPKKELCSIYLCNEKLLDIKVFSFRDIDKAYALGREEMQKIIQRSEKR, encoded by the coding sequence ATGGAAAATTATCAATTTCCGCGAGAAATAACACTCTGTCTGTCCGGAGGGGCAGCCCGCGGAGCCTATCAACTGGGTGTAGTTTCTGTGCTTGAAGAAAACGGTATCAAGATTAAAGCTATCAGTGGGACAAGTGTAGGTGCTTTGATCGGAGCATCTCTTGCCTGTGGGAGAAGTGCTGCATATATTTTTAAAGTGATACAATCAAAAGAGTTTCGCTCAGTTTTTCAACTCTCTTTGGGACATGGCTATCTGTTTAAACTCAATCACAATGCCAAAGTGATAAAAAAACTCATAGACAAAGAGAGTTTTGAAGCACTTGAAATACCTTTACATGTAACGGCATGTGATGTGGAAGATGAAAGTCCGGTTTATTATAACAGGGGTGCCATTTTCAAAGAAGCGGTTTTGGCATCCTGCTCTGTAGCCCCGCTCTTTGCCCCTGTACATGTAAAGGGGAGAATGGTTGTAGACGGCGGGCTTGTAGACAATTTTCCGGTTGAACAGCTGCAACAGTACGGTTATCCTATTGTCGGTATCAATCTTTTTCCCAAATACAAAAAGATACCGACAACTATACTCGGTTGGTTTAAAAAAAACATACACACAGCATGGCAGTCAAAATATATTCCAAAAAAAGAGTTGTGCAGTATATACTTATGCAATGAAAAGTTGCTAGACATCAAAGTTTTTTCATTTAGAGATATTGACAAAGCTTATGCACTGGGAAGAGAAGAGATGCAAAAAATCATACAAAGGAGTGAGAAAAGATGA
- a CDS encoding RNA polymerase factor sigma-54, whose amino-acid sequence MGALRQTQGVETKHKLSNTLRNWLPILHSSLSDLGEAMTPFVEANPVIEVKSGFEEDFEKKIPRKIISRGVSNSRTEQIEALTIQSRTLYDVLDEQIGAPLFPTPVSQRVALYVIENLDEYGYYDGNTEEFCQKNSIDRETFEKIRLRFLHVEPVGIGAKNLAESFLFQLDNSEISDQAYSLAVKIINDMQNIHAYSKEECFNEVMHVLSTFKNPPNIEYQEDSAQIIPDLMIYFNDEQQIEVKLNDAYYPVINIDTSYGVEHEFVRQKIKEAKSLVDALDMRKATLYKVGLMIVEYQYEFFTGGQIMPLTLKTLADEFGHNPSTISRAIANKYIACDRGVLAMKEFFTTAIDEDVSNAAIKEFLIGLIKNESHEKPLSDMKLLALIEEKFKVKMVRRTIAKYRKQLNIAGSSERKKLYKLGV is encoded by the coding sequence ATGGGAGCATTAAGACAGACACAGGGCGTTGAAACAAAACATAAACTCTCAAATACCCTGCGTAACTGGCTTCCTATTTTGCATTCGAGTCTTTCTGATTTGGGGGAAGCTATGACTCCTTTTGTCGAAGCCAACCCTGTGATAGAAGTGAAATCAGGCTTTGAAGAGGATTTTGAAAAAAAGATTCCAAGAAAAATAATTTCTCGCGGAGTGAGCAACTCCAGAACAGAGCAGATAGAAGCCTTGACTATTCAAAGTCGAACACTTTATGATGTTTTAGATGAGCAGATAGGTGCGCCGCTTTTTCCTACACCCGTTTCACAAAGAGTAGCTTTGTATGTCATCGAAAATTTGGACGAATATGGCTACTACGACGGTAATACAGAAGAATTTTGCCAAAAAAACAGTATAGACAGAGAAACTTTTGAAAAGATTCGTCTGCGCTTTTTACATGTAGAACCTGTAGGCATAGGTGCTAAAAATTTGGCTGAGTCATTTTTGTTTCAACTCGACAACAGTGAAATCAGTGATCAGGCATATAGTTTGGCGGTAAAAATCATTAATGACATGCAAAATATTCATGCCTACTCCAAAGAAGAGTGTTTTAACGAGGTTATGCATGTACTCTCAACATTCAAAAATCCGCCAAATATCGAATATCAGGAAGATTCTGCGCAGATCATTCCTGATTTGATGATATATTTTAATGATGAACAGCAGATAGAAGTCAAACTCAATGATGCCTATTACCCTGTGATAAACATAGACACCTCTTATGGAGTTGAACATGAATTTGTAAGGCAAAAAATCAAAGAGGCAAAAAGTCTTGTAGATGCCCTTGATATGAGAAAAGCAACGCTGTACAAAGTAGGGCTGATGATCGTTGAGTATCAGTATGAATTTTTTACAGGCGGGCAAATTATGCCTTTGACCCTCAAAACACTTGCCGATGAGTTTGGGCATAACCCTTCAACCATTTCACGAGCCATTGCAAACAAATATATAGCATGTGACAGAGGTGTTTTGGCTATGAAAGAGTTTTTTACAACCGCCATTGATGAAGATGTCAGTAATGCTGCCATCAAAGAGTTTCTCATTGGACTTATTAAGAATGAAAGCCATGAAAAACCTCTGAGTGACATGAAACTTTTAGCCCTGATAGAAGAAAAATTCAAAGTAAAAATGGTCAGACGTACCATAGCAAAATACAGAAAACAGCTTAATATCGCAGGTTCAAGTGAAAGAAAGAAACTCTACAAACTGGGTGTTTAA
- the lptB gene encoding LPS export ABC transporter ATP-binding protein, producing the protein MHTLKATDLKKKIKDLEIVKSISLEVNSGEVVGLLGPNGAGKTTTFYMICGLVEATEGKVYFDGEDLIGMPLHERALKGIGYLPQEASIFKDLSVEDNLMIAAEVGIKGKEAQEARIVELLDMFNIEPIRYRKGISLSGGERRRVEIARALVNKPKFLLLDEPFAGVDPIAVMDIQKVIHQLVSYDIGVLITDHNVRETLDVCDRVYVIKSGELLAQGTSDEIGQNEDVRTHYLGESFKL; encoded by the coding sequence ATGCACACATTAAAAGCAACAGACTTAAAAAAGAAAATTAAAGATTTGGAAATAGTAAAAAGTATAAGTCTTGAAGTCAACAGTGGCGAGGTTGTAGGACTGCTTGGACCAAACGGAGCAGGAAAGACGACTACTTTTTATATGATTTGCGGTTTGGTAGAAGCAACAGAGGGAAAAGTTTATTTTGACGGAGAAGATCTTATCGGGATGCCCTTACATGAAAGAGCGCTCAAAGGTATAGGCTATTTACCGCAGGAAGCTTCGATTTTTAAAGATTTGAGTGTTGAAGACAACCTAATGATAGCCGCTGAAGTGGGCATAAAAGGTAAAGAAGCACAAGAAGCGCGCATTGTAGAACTGCTTGATATGTTTAACATTGAGCCGATACGCTACAGAAAAGGAATCAGCCTCAGCGGTGGAGAGCGTCGTCGTGTAGAAATTGCGCGGGCACTTGTGAATAAACCGAAATTTTTACTGCTTGATGAACCTTTTGCAGGTGTTGACCCAATTGCTGTTATGGATATACAAAAAGTCATACATCAACTGGTTTCTTATGATATTGGTGTACTTATAACAGACCATAATGTACGCGAAACACTTGATGTATGTGACAGAGTTTATGTCATAAAGTCAGGCGAACTGCTTGCGCAGGGAACCAGTGATGAAATCGGACAAAATGAAGATGTCCGTACACATTACCTCGGTGAAAGCTTCAAGCTTTAG
- the tsaE gene encoding tRNA (adenosine(37)-N6)-threonylcarbamoyltransferase complex ATPase subunit type 1 TsaE, with product MKKTYTYRLEELDSLAERVISQLQEGVVILKGDLAAGKTTLVKNIAKKLGWSEDVTSPTFSLQQCYGEKLFHYDIYNHGLDHFVSLGMLEELEKPGLHFIEWGSDELVDILVSAGIETVTIEIEKISDDAREYTICTH from the coding sequence ATGAAAAAAACATATACATATAGATTGGAAGAGTTAGACTCTTTGGCAGAGAGGGTTATAAGTCAACTACAAGAAGGTGTTGTTATTTTAAAGGGTGATTTGGCTGCAGGCAAAACGACTTTGGTAAAAAATATAGCAAAAAAACTCGGATGGAGTGAAGATGTGACATCGCCTACTTTTTCATTGCAGCAATGTTATGGAGAAAAATTATTTCATTATGATATATACAATCACGGGCTTGATCATTTTGTCTCTTTGGGAATGCTTGAAGAGTTGGAAAAACCGGGTCTGCATTTTATAGAGTGGGGAAGTGATGAATTGGTGGATATTTTAGTCTCTGCCGGCATTGAAACAGTGACGATAGAGATAGAAAAAATTTCAGATGATGCAAGAGAGTATACAATATGCACACATTAA